The following proteins are encoded in a genomic region of Galbibacter sp. BG1:
- a CDS encoding TlpA family protein disulfide reductase, with protein sequence MKYTFFALFIALTYSCTDTPTKAYFAGEIVNPNMDYVYLHHNNKLIDSSLLDDNNRFSFEVDDVKEGLYHFDHNEYQYIILEKGDSLLMRLNTLDFDESLVYSGLGAEKNNFLIDIFLIYEDEEQVVNRFSELPPKEFLHKIDSLKGMKEELLADINASEPLSPISMHIAKDAINYRYFTDMEEYPFINKRRNGTKGIPELPETFYDFRKQVDYNDTLLTYYRPYFNYLITHFNNLAYSSCKDKCDGDIDRIQNSLHYSIHKLKLIDKAITENKTIRDNLNRNVAFTYLLGGHSVASNEKFIDSFNKYAGNNQHIEEVTDFYENVQNLQKGLTLPPIHLVDIKGNKITMDSTTYAKNTVFYFWNFHQKSHQANVLNRISRLKKEYPDYNYVGVNVNKDRKEWLDNLEFISNKGDTLPQYQTDNIDELLATLVIKSLNKIIVVDKNGKIIEGFGDIFDGRNLETSLKESIKN encoded by the coding sequence CCGAATATGGATTACGTATACCTGCACCATAATAATAAGCTCATAGATTCTTCTTTATTGGATGATAATAATCGGTTTTCTTTTGAAGTTGATGATGTTAAAGAAGGCCTTTACCACTTCGACCATAATGAATATCAATATATAATACTAGAAAAAGGCGATAGTCTTTTAATGCGCTTAAACACCTTGGATTTTGATGAATCCTTGGTTTATTCTGGACTCGGGGCAGAAAAGAACAATTTTTTAATTGATATCTTTTTAATCTATGAAGATGAAGAGCAAGTGGTAAACCGTTTTAGCGAGCTACCTCCAAAGGAGTTTTTACATAAAATAGACTCTTTAAAAGGGATGAAAGAGGAGCTTTTGGCTGACATTAACGCAAGCGAACCGCTTTCCCCAATTTCTATGCATATTGCAAAGGATGCCATAAATTATAGGTATTTTACCGATATGGAAGAATATCCATTTATTAACAAACGAAGAAATGGAACAAAAGGCATCCCAGAACTCCCGGAAACTTTTTACGATTTTAGAAAACAGGTGGATTATAACGATACTTTGTTAACTTATTATCGTCCATACTTCAATTATCTTATTACACATTTCAACAATCTAGCTTACAGTAGTTGCAAGGATAAATGCGATGGAGATATAGATCGTATACAAAACTCCCTGCACTACAGCATCCATAAATTAAAACTTATTGATAAGGCTATTACCGAAAACAAAACTATTCGGGACAATTTAAATAGAAATGTAGCATTCACGTATTTACTGGGTGGGCATTCGGTTGCCAGCAATGAAAAATTTATAGATTCTTTTAATAAATACGCAGGGAACAACCAACATATAGAAGAGGTTACCGATTTTTACGAGAATGTACAGAATCTTCAAAAAGGACTTACCCTTCCTCCCATTCATTTAGTAGACATTAAGGGAAATAAAATCACCATGGATTCTACCACATACGCTAAGAATACGGTTTTCTATTTCTGGAATTTTCATCAAAAAAGCCATCAAGCGAACGTGTTGAATAGAATATCCCGTTTAAAAAAGGAATATCCTGATTACAACTATGTGGGAGTAAACGTTAATAAAGACCGTAAAGAATGGTTGGATAACCTTGAATTTATCTCTAATAAAGGCGACACCTTGCCACAATACCAAACTGACAATATTGACGAACTTCTCGCTACTTTGGTGATTAAGAGCCTCAACAAAATAATAGTTGTAGATAAGAACGGTAAAATTATTGAAGGTTTTGGTGATATTTTTGATGGGCGGAATTTAGAAACGAGCTTAAAAGAAAGTATTAAGAATTAA
- the fsa gene encoding fructose-6-phosphate aldolase encodes MKFFIDTANLEQIKEAEALGVLDGVTTNPSLMAKEGITGRDKILKHYVEICNIVEGDVSAEVIATDYENIIKEGEELAALHEQIIVKVPMIKDGVKAIKYFSDKGIKTNCTLVFSVGQALLAAKAGATYVSPFIGRLDDISTDGLGLIADIRMIYDNYGFETEILAASVRHTMHVIDCAKLGADVMTGPLSAITGLLNHPLTDIGLEKFLADYNKGNK; translated from the coding sequence ATGAAATTTTTTATAGACACTGCTAATTTAGAGCAGATCAAAGAAGCTGAGGCTCTTGGAGTTTTAGATGGCGTAACAACCAACCCATCTTTAATGGCAAAAGAAGGAATTACGGGAAGAGATAAAATCTTAAAGCACTATGTGGAAATTTGCAATATAGTAGAAGGGGATGTTTCTGCGGAAGTAATTGCTACAGATTACGAGAATATTATTAAAGAAGGGGAAGAGCTTGCGGCACTACACGAACAGATTATCGTAAAAGTACCAATGATAAAAGACGGTGTAAAAGCTATTAAGTATTTCTCTGATAAAGGAATTAAAACAAACTGTACGTTGGTGTTTTCTGTGGGGCAAGCGCTTTTAGCTGCCAAAGCCGGAGCTACCTATGTATCTCCATTTATAGGAAGATTGGATGATATTTCTACAGACGGACTAGGATTGATAGCCGATATACGTATGATCTATGACAATTACGGATTCGAAACGGAGATTTTGGCTGCTTCTGTGCGTCACACCATGCACGTTATCGATTGTGCTAAATTAGGAGCCGATGTTATGACAGGGCCATTATCTGCCATTACAGGTCTTCTAAATCACCCTTTAACAGATATTGGTCTTGAGAAATTCTTGGCAGATTACAATAAAGGGAATAAGTAA
- a CDS encoding acyl-CoA thioesterase: MKEFTQLIQVKEDDLDDLMHVNNVRYLQWAQDIAKEHWQTEATQEMLDDYIWMVLSHYITYKGQAFLNDEILLKTFIKKAEGVTSTRVVEIYNNSTNKLLVKCVTEWCLINNHSKRPIRLTEDLKNLFTN; encoded by the coding sequence TTGAAAGAATTTACACAACTTATACAGGTAAAAGAAGATGATCTGGACGATCTCATGCACGTAAACAATGTAAGGTATTTACAATGGGCACAAGATATTGCCAAAGAACATTGGCAGACCGAGGCTACCCAAGAAATGTTAGACGACTATATATGGATGGTACTTAGCCATTACATAACTTACAAGGGGCAAGCTTTTTTGAATGATGAAATATTACTGAAAACATTTATAAAAAAAGCAGAAGGTGTTACTTCTACCCGCGTAGTTGAAATTTATAATAACAGCACAAACAAACTTTTGGTAAAATGTGTTACCGAATGGTGTTTAATAAACAACCATAGCAAGCGGCCAATTCGATTAACGGAGGATTTGAAAAATTTATTTACTAACTAG
- a CDS encoding glutaminyl-peptide cyclotransferase: MYFYKFLIVSFLIVSFGACNSTNSSEKKLFSLEIKGKTNKIQHGKTVEIDLRNKKNKEIDSVSYQLNGKSINVNNNSFTLKSDKLGIQPLKATVYYEGTSTEVVKNITILAEEAPKVYTYEIINTYPHDIKAYTQGLEFHNDTLYESTGRKGISSLRKVDYKTGDVLKKIDLDDSYFGEGITIIDQKIYMLTWQAGKGFIYDLNTFEKLDSFQYNKSKEGWGLTHTPDGGKIYKSDGSDKIWILNPKTLVEEDFIETVTNTSVFNKANELEYVDGKIYANVYLKDSAMIIDAKTGAIIGVIDFRGLKDKVKQHADLDVLNGIAYNPKTDTFFVTGKNWDKMFEVSIKEKN; this comes from the coding sequence ATGTATTTTTATAAGTTTTTAATCGTCAGCTTTTTAATTGTTTCTTTTGGAGCTTGCAACTCTACAAATTCTTCTGAAAAAAAATTATTTTCCTTGGAAATTAAAGGGAAAACGAATAAAATTCAGCATGGAAAGACCGTAGAAATCGATTTAAGGAATAAAAAAAACAAGGAAATCGATTCGGTATCGTATCAATTGAATGGAAAATCAATAAACGTAAATAACAACTCATTTACCTTAAAAAGCGATAAATTGGGCATCCAGCCACTTAAAGCAACCGTTTATTATGAAGGTACTTCTACAGAAGTTGTTAAAAACATTACTATTCTAGCGGAAGAAGCTCCCAAGGTTTACACCTACGAAATTATAAATACGTATCCACACGATATAAAAGCCTACACCCAAGGTTTGGAATTCCACAACGACACTTTGTACGAAAGTACCGGAAGAAAGGGAATATCTTCCTTACGCAAAGTAGATTACAAGACGGGCGATGTTTTAAAAAAGATAGATTTGGACGATAGTTACTTTGGGGAAGGAATCACCATAATCGATCAAAAAATATATATGCTTACTTGGCAGGCGGGAAAAGGTTTTATATACGACCTAAATACTTTTGAAAAACTTGACTCTTTTCAGTACAACAAGAGTAAGGAAGGTTGGGGATTAACACACACACCTGATGGCGGGAAAATCTATAAAAGTGATGGGAGCGATAAAATTTGGATCTTAAACCCAAAAACGTTGGTAGAGGAAGATTTTATTGAAACTGTAACCAACACTTCTGTTTTTAACAAAGCGAATGAATTGGAATATGTGGATGGAAAAATTTACGCCAACGTGTATTTAAAAGATAGCGCGATGATTATCGATGCTAAAACGGGTGCTATTATTGGCGTTATCGACTTTCGAGGCTTAAAGGATAAAGTAAAGCAACATGCAGATCTCGATGTTTTAAACGGCATAGCCTACAACCCTAAGACTGATACTTTCTTTGTAACAGGAAAAAATTGGGATAAAATGTTTGAGGTAAGCATTAAAGAAAAAAACTAA